A window from Pirellulales bacterium encodes these proteins:
- a CDS encoding SUMF1/EgtB/PvdO family nonheme iron enzyme: MKRFLVSLALLCAISFVFFRTAFADVFNMPDGQTSLVTVSVGNPGNTANQLNFGSIRGIGSVGYNYSIGEYDVTVGQYTEFLNAVAATDPYGLYVSNMATDLHVAGIQQNGASGSYTYSVIGSPNHPIAYISWSNAARFANWLYNGQPDGAEGANTTETGSYTLNTGVLFPTRNTNATWVIPTEDEWYKAAYYNPSTKTYNIYPFSIDTAPTTSAPPGNTPDTANFYDPTTGYAVTGSSTLSSTQNYLTDVGAYTASASPYGAFDMGGDVFQWNETLIDGARIRGLSGDSWSDTSLSPQLLLSYYGPEELYDYGPSSGDLYEVGATGFRVALVPEPSSVILLALASLGLLWRAKRWPT, translated from the coding sequence ATGAAACGCTTCTTGGTTTCACTCGCGCTGCTTTGCGCGATTTCATTTGTTTTTTTCCGAACCGCTTTCGCCGATGTGTTCAACATGCCCGACGGGCAAACCAGCCTGGTCACCGTGTCAGTCGGTAATCCGGGCAATACGGCTAATCAACTAAACTTCGGTTCCATTCGTGGAATTGGATCGGTCGGCTACAACTATAGCATTGGCGAATATGACGTGACCGTGGGCCAGTACACGGAGTTTCTGAACGCTGTGGCGGCGACCGATCCTTATGGGCTTTACGTTTCCAACATGGCGACGGACCTGCACGTCGCCGGAATCCAGCAGAATGGCGCCTCGGGCAGTTACACGTACAGCGTGATCGGTTCTCCTAATCATCCTATTGCCTACATTAGTTGGAGCAATGCGGCTCGATTTGCCAATTGGCTTTATAACGGCCAGCCGGACGGTGCAGAAGGTGCGAACACGACTGAAACGGGCTCGTACACGCTTAACACTGGCGTTCTATTTCCCACCCGCAACACCAATGCCACTTGGGTGATTCCCACCGAAGATGAATGGTACAAAGCGGCATACTATAATCCTTCCACTAAAACATACAATATTTATCCATTTTCCATCGACACTGCTCCCACCACTTCAGCTCCGCCGGGCAACACGCCAGACACCGCCAACTTTTACGATCCAACAACCGGTTACGCTGTTACCGGTTCGTCAACTTTAAGCAGCACGCAGAATTATCTGACCGATGTGGGGGCCTACACGGCTTCCGCCAGCCCCTACGGCGCTTTTGACATGGGGGGCGATGTTTTCCAGTGGAATGAAACGCTGATTGATGGCGCCCGCATCCGCGGTTTAAGCGGTGATTCGTGGTCCGATACCTCCCTCTCTCCTCAATTACTACTTAGCTACTATGGACCGGAAGAACTGTACGACTACGGTCCTTCGTCCGGCGATCTCTACGAAGTCGGCGCCACCGGATTCCGCGTGGCACTCGTTCCCGAACCTTCCAGCGTTATTCTCTTAGCACTAGCCTCTCTAGGCTTGCTGTGGCGCGCGAAGCGCTGGCCGACGTGA